The genomic stretch AAACACCGCATGTATTCATTGCAGCACTCGGGGAAAAGGCACAGGAAAAGGCATTTCAAATAATACACCGGTTGCATATAAAAGGCATCTCAGCAATCACTGACTACGACGGCGGGAGTCTGAAAAGCCAGATGCGCAAGGCTGATAAATTTAATTCAAGATTTGTTCTAATTATAGGAGAGGATGAGCTATCAAAGGGCATAGCGGTATTGCGGGACATGAAGAATAAGACACAGGAAGAGGTGTTGATTACAGAGATTGTGGAAAGGTTTAGAGGTGAGCAGTGAGCAGAAGTAAGATTAATACTACGATTAAGATTAAGCAATAGGTGGGAGAGGGTGCTATGATTTACCCCTCCCCTTCAAGGGGAGAGGTAAGCACAACAAAGACTCCCTCCCCTTCAAGGGGAGGGTTAGGGTGGGGATGGGGTTGGTTCAGCCCCCCAGCACTTCCTTCACCTTCCTTGCCAGCTCCAATGGTTTAACAGGTTTTTCCATAAGAACATAGTCTTTTTCCGGGAATTGCCGGTTTTCCCGGTTTTCAAAGATGTCTTTTGTATAACCGCTGATAAAGATGGTCTTGATTTGAGGCGATATTTCTCTGATCTCTTTGTAAACCTCTCCGCCGTTTTTCTTAGGCATTATAACATCCAGGATAATAAGATTGATTGCATTGCGGTTTTCCCTTAACTTATTCACGGCATCGTGGCCATCAATTGCAATTATTATTTTATAGCCCGATTCTTCAAGCACACTCTTCATAACCTCCTGTATATCCTCGTCGTCTTCTGCGATCAGTATTGTTTCATTTCCTTTAACGGGTAATAATTTTGCAAGTTGCTCTGTTTTAATATAGGGCTGTTCAATAACAGGGAAATATATTTTAAAAGTTGTGCACTTCCCCTCCATGCTTGTGACATCAATATATGCGTTATGTCCTTTGATTATGCCGTAGACAACAGCAAGCCCGAGTCCTGTACCTTTTCCCACATCTTTCGTTGTAAAGAAGGGTTCAAAAATCTTATTTCTCGAATCTTCGGTTATCCCTATACCATTATCTGTTACAGAAATACATGCATATTTTCCGGCTTTCCCGTAACCATAAGACTTCATGAAATCGTTATTCAAAAGGATTGTCTCAACTGATATTGATATTGCCCCTTTTGAGTGTATTGCATCTACTGAGTTTTTCACAAGATTCATAAGAACCTGTAATATCTGCCCGCTGTTAGCAGAAATGATTAACTCTTCTCCTGCAGGTATTACCTTGAATTCAATATCTTCTTTAACAAGCTTTGAGATCAGGTTTGAGGATTCATTTATAAATTTATTTAACTCTAACAGACTATAGCTTACCTCCTGTTTTCTGCTGAAGATCATTAGACTTTGTATCAGCTCAGATGCCTTATCAGTTATGGTAAGTACCTTGTCAACATAACCTGTGAGAGGCATGTTATCGCTTAATTTCAATTTAAGAAGGCTCATATAGCCGACCATGGCAGTCAGCATATTATTAAAATCATGTGCTATGCCGCCGGTAAGCTGTCCCACTGCCTCCATCTTTTGAGACTGAATCAACTGTTGTTCGAGCATGTTATATTCTGTCATGTCATGAACAATCCCTCTGAATCCTAATATGCAGCCATTTTTATCAACTATGCTGTTTGCTGTAGCTAAAACCTGAATAAGTTTCCCGTCCCTTCTCTTTATAGTTACTTCAAAATCATTTATGAATCCATGCTTTTTTATCTCTGTGATAAATTTATTCCTATCTTCAGGATTATTATAGAGGTCTTTAACTGTGCATAACCTGATTACCTCATCCTTAGATGAATAACCTATAAGCTCAACAAATGCAGGGTTTGCATCCGATATTTCTCCGGATATGGAAGTTGTAAATATCCCATCTTTGGATTCTTCAAACAGTGTGCGGTATTGTTCTTCAGACTTACGGATATCTTCCCTAAGCAGCCATTCTTCTGTAACATCCTGTACTGTTCCAAGCATCATCACAGGCTTATTATCGTCGAACGTTACTTCTCCCTGCTCATGAACAACCCTCAACGTCCCATCAGGATGTACAATTCGATGGTCAATGCTGTAGGGCTTATTTTCGTACAAAGCCTCATTTACTGATTTTATAACAAAATCCCTGTCAGCAGGGTGTACGGAATTTAGAAATGCCTCATAAGTTGCACCAAACTCTGAAAAGGCCAATCCAAATATATGGAAAATATTCTCAGACCATGAAAGGTTATTGGTGACAATGTTCCACTCCCAGCTTCCCATCCTTCCAATCTGCTGTGCCTTCTTCAGATGTTGTTCAGTCTGTTTTCGTACTTCTATTTCAACTCTCAGATGGGTGTTTGTATCTTCAACATTCTTTGAATTGATCTTTAATCGCTGGTAGAAGTAAACAACAACGGCCAGCAGTAATGAAGCAAATACACCTAATAGCATTATTACATCATCTAATGGATGGTATAAGTCAATGCCATATTCAGAATTTAATGCCATCCAGATATTTAATGTAACTGTCAGCAGACATATTACTATGGCGTGAGGAAGCCATTTGGGAGTTCCTGCCTTTTCTGTCCATCCGTCATTCCATGCCGATACCACTATACCTGAGCCGAGCATTAGAAATCCTGCAGAGGCCATAAGAGTCATACCCATCCCGCTAAAATAACCCCAGTTATAAATCCCTGTAAGACCTGTTATGTATCCAAAGATGGTTATGCATGCAAAAGTATTTATCAGCGAGCCGAGTATTCCTGTGATAAAATGGGATACCCGAAATGCCTTCTGTCTTCTAATGAGTGATAATACATAGATAGACACCACTGTCAGTAAAAAGTTTAAAGCAGTATTAGGAGGCATCCTTCCTGGGTATTGTATCTTTTCATGTAAGGAAGGGTGTATGAATAATTTATCTATGATCAGGTCATTTCCTGTAATATACTCTGCAATAGTGACAAGGCTGATTATTAAAACCATGGACACTGTAACTGTTGAGAATAACATCCATCCTAAGGTCATCCCCAGGAGACCTGCACCGCAAAGTATAAAGAAGAAGGCAGTATTGTACGACATTACAGGAAAGGAAGGATCAATACGTACGATGGTATCATTGCCTGTATGCCATCCATAAAGAACAACAAGTCCGAGGATGATGGAGGATATGCCTGCAAAGGACAATATTAATCCGGCATAATAAGAGAATCTGTTATGAGAAGGTTTTGTATCCATTTAATATTACATGAACATTATATATTACCGTATATGCGGTAGCAATTAGAAAAATACATCTATAATTGAGGCTCTTGCAAAAGTCCCAAAATGCTGTCATTCCCGCATGTTTTTAGCGGGAATCTATTATTTTTTAATAGAAAATCATATCCCCGATAAAGGATTTCGGGGATGACAGAGACTTTTGCAAGAGCCTCAATTGTATTTACAAAAATTATAATCGGAATCATTACTGATAATATAATAGGAGGGAATACATGCCGTTGAATAGAGGGACACATAGATTCATTCTTGGATTCTTGTTTATATTTATTTGCCTTTCATCAATATCAGTAAGGAGTGAAAGTATTCTCACTGATAACCATTATGGCAATGGAAAGATTATGATACTTGAATATCACAAGATAGGTTATCCTGAGGCGAGATGGACAAGGACACCGGAGAATTTCAGAAAAGACCTTCAACGGTTTTATGATAAAGGTTACAGCTTGGTCAGGCTTGACGATTTTCTGAAAAATAGAGTTAAGGTAGTGAAAGGCCGGACACCATTAATATTAACATTTGATGATTCATCACCGGGACAGTTACGATTTATAACTAAGGATGCTAAAAATAAGGCCCCCTCACCCGGCCCCTCTCCCGCCAGTGGAGAGGGTACAAAGAGTATCACTTCCCCTCAGAGTGAGGTAGCCTCGTTTTCCCTCCCCTTCAAGGGGAGGGTCAGGGTGGGGATGGGGTTATCTTCTGATGACAAGACCAGCTACCGCATAGATCCTGACTGTGCCGCAGGCATCCTCGAATCCTTTTACGCCGCTCACTCCGACTTCGGCCTTGCTGCAACCTTCTTCGTCCTGCCTGCTGCTGACCCGCCAAACCGCCTTTTCAATCAACCGGAATATACACAGGTGAAACTGCGTTATCTGGTTCGTAAAGGTTTTGAGATTGGAAATCATACATACTGGCATGCAACATTATCAAAAATGGATGCAAAAGGTGTGAGGCGACAACTTGCACTGGCAGTTAAGGCCATACAGGAGGCCGTTCCGGGGTATGTTCCTGCTGCACTTTCCCTTCCTATGGGGATTTATCCGCAGGACAAAAGTACACTTCTTAAAGGCGATTATGAAGGAACATCTTACCGCCATATAGGTGTAATGATGGTCTCCGGCGGTCCGGTATATCCTCCAGGTCATCCCAAATTTGACCCGCTCAGAATACCAAGGATACAGGCCACTGAATCAGAACTGAATTACTGGATAAGGTATTTTGATAAACATCCGGAAGAGCGGTAGTTAGGGTCTGTCATGAAATAACCTATACATTTATGCATCTCATCTTCCGGCCATCTTTGTGTGCTCCTCAATCGCAACCCCTCAGCGTAGATTCAACTACGCCTTCGGATTTGCTCAATCGGTCGCACTCAAACCTGACCGAAATCTGAGCGCCTA from Nitrospirota bacterium encodes the following:
- a CDS encoding PAS domain-containing protein; this translates as MDTKPSHNRFSYYAGLILSFAGISSIILGLVVLYGWHTGNDTIVRIDPSFPVMSYNTAFFFILCGAGLLGMTLGWMLFSTVTVSMVLIISLVTIAEYITGNDLIIDKLFIHPSLHEKIQYPGRMPPNTALNFLLTVVSIYVLSLIRRQKAFRVSHFITGILGSLINTFACITIFGYITGLTGIYNWGYFSGMGMTLMASAGFLMLGSGIVVSAWNDGWTEKAGTPKWLPHAIVICLLTVTLNIWMALNSEYGIDLYHPLDDVIMLLGVFASLLLAVVVYFYQRLKINSKNVEDTNTHLRVEIEVRKQTEQHLKKAQQIGRMGSWEWNIVTNNLSWSENIFHIFGLAFSEFGATYEAFLNSVHPADRDFVIKSVNEALYENKPYSIDHRIVHPDGTLRVVHEQGEVTFDDNKPVMMLGTVQDVTEEWLLREDIRKSEEQYRTLFEESKDGIFTTSISGEISDANPAFVELIGYSSKDEVIRLCTVKDLYNNPEDRNKFITEIKKHGFINDFEVTIKRRDGKLIQVLATANSIVDKNGCILGFRGIVHDMTEYNMLEQQLIQSQKMEAVGQLTGGIAHDFNNMLTAMVGYMSLLKLKLSDNMPLTGYVDKVLTITDKASELIQSLMIFSRKQEVSYSLLELNKFINESSNLISKLVKEDIEFKVIPAGEELIISANSGQILQVLMNLVKNSVDAIHSKGAISISVETILLNNDFMKSYGYGKAGKYACISVTDNGIGITEDSRNKIFEPFFTTKDVGKGTGLGLAVVYGIIKGHNAYIDVTSMEGKCTTFKIYFPVIEQPYIKTEQLAKLLPVKGNETILIAEDDEDIQEVMKSVLEESGYKIIIAIDGHDAVNKLRENRNAINLIILDVIMPKKNGGEVYKEIREISPQIKTIFISGYTKDIFENRENRQFPEKDYVLMEKPVKPLELARKVKEVLGG
- a CDS encoding polysaccharide deacetylase family protein translates to MPLNRGTHRFILGFLFIFICLSSISVRSESILTDNHYGNGKIMILEYHKIGYPEARWTRTPENFRKDLQRFYDKGYSLVRLDDFLKNRVKVVKGRTPLILTFDDSSPGQLRFITKDAKNKAPSPGPSPASGEGTKSITSPQSEVASFSLPFKGRVRVGMGLSSDDKTSYRIDPDCAAGILESFYAAHSDFGLAATFFVLPAADPPNRLFNQPEYTQVKLRYLVRKGFEIGNHTYWHATLSKMDAKGVRRQLALAVKAIQEAVPGYVPAALSLPMGIYPQDKSTLLKGDYEGTSYRHIGVMMVSGGPVYPPGHPKFDPLRIPRIQATESELNYWIRYFDKHPEER